In a genomic window of Occallatibacter riparius:
- a CDS encoding cytochrome P460 family protein, with translation MKKRSLVTLSVAGLLIVFIALAHWAPSSVEAAEGQRTNAVVDTSGNLRVPANYLTTYEFLGSWAIAADKGVEGSKQIHNVYASPGAIAAYRKDGHFPDGTVLVKEVYQTATQSMTTGTVSHADKLAGWFVMVKESKNLHPDNKLWGDGWAWSWFDAGNRLKTTSTDYKKDCLACHQPARSTDWIYTDGYPPLKREQ, from the coding sequence ATGAAAAAACGTTCTCTTGTGACTCTCAGCGTCGCAGGCCTGTTGATTGTGTTCATAGCGCTCGCTCATTGGGCCCCGTCGAGCGTGGAGGCAGCCGAAGGCCAAAGGACGAATGCCGTTGTCGACACGAGCGGCAACTTGCGCGTACCGGCCAATTACCTTACGACTTACGAATTCCTGGGCAGCTGGGCAATAGCCGCTGACAAGGGCGTCGAGGGTTCAAAACAAATCCACAATGTATATGCATCGCCTGGTGCTATCGCCGCATATCGCAAGGATGGACACTTTCCCGATGGTACAGTTCTGGTGAAAGAGGTTTATCAAACGGCGACCCAGTCAATGACGACGGGGACTGTAAGCCATGCTGACAAATTAGCGGGTTGGTTTGTGATGGTGAAGGAAAGCAAAAACCTCCATCCCGATAATAAGTTGTGGGGTGATGGATGGGCATGGTCATGGTTTGACGCCGGGAACAGGTTGAAGACCACATCAACAGACTACAAGAAAGACTGCCTAGCCTGTCATCAGCCGGCGCGATCGACCGATTGGATTTACACCGATGGATATCCTCCCCTTAAACGCGAACAGTAA
- a CDS encoding cytochrome c: MPEVSFRTDIILQFRSIDSSGVVPFDVVEGQRRMLCVARHTHHNSQIKGRGQEIGCLGEAMGPVQKWMSRIWLSVAVVTVVLFASGCSANKKPTKLETALANAAKDVVIPLEAKGLKNPFPASEANIQAGKQIYLQQCALCHAADGHAETKLGLAMYPPAMDLNSPHVQRWSDAELLWITQNGVRLTGMPAWQTIMSQDDTWKVVDFIRALPKEASIRAAASGKEAVAPKSQPELINYGRELYRQEGCMGCHQLDGEGGKVGPELTIEGTRGRSDDWLVGHFKDPSAYTPGSVMPSFNRLTDDQLRALTVFLQSEKGSEPK; the protein is encoded by the coding sequence ATGCCAGAGGTTTCCTTCCGAACCGACATCATACTGCAGTTTCGCTCCATCGACAGTTCAGGCGTCGTACCGTTCGATGTAGTTGAAGGGCAGCGGCGCATGCTCTGTGTGGCACGCCACACGCACCACAACAGTCAAATCAAAGGGAGAGGACAGGAGATCGGCTGTCTCGGCGAAGCGATGGGACCAGTGCAGAAATGGATGTCGAGGATTTGGCTAAGTGTGGCAGTAGTAACGGTAGTTCTCTTTGCGTCTGGCTGTTCAGCAAATAAGAAACCTACGAAGCTCGAGACCGCCCTGGCAAACGCGGCGAAGGACGTTGTCATTCCGCTTGAGGCCAAAGGGTTGAAGAATCCATTTCCTGCCAGCGAAGCCAACATTCAAGCGGGAAAACAAATCTATTTGCAGCAATGCGCACTATGCCACGCAGCCGATGGACACGCGGAGACGAAGCTCGGCCTAGCCATGTACCCCCCTGCTATGGATTTGAACTCACCCCACGTGCAGCGATGGAGTGACGCTGAACTTTTATGGATCACCCAGAACGGAGTTCGGCTTACGGGGATGCCTGCATGGCAGACGATTATGTCCCAGGACGACACATGGAAGGTGGTCGACTTCATCCGCGCTCTTCCCAAGGAAGCGTCCATTCGAGCTGCGGCGAGCGGAAAAGAAGCTGTTGCGCCAAAGTCGCAGCCAGAACTCATCAACTATGGACGCGAGCTCTATCGCCAAGAAGGATGCATGGGATGTCATCAACTCGACGGGGAAGGCGGAAAGGTTGGCCCTGAACTAACGATCGAGGGCACGCGCGGGCGCAGCGACGACTGGCTTGTCGGCCACTTCAAGGATCCAAGTGCCTACACTCCCGGCTCCGTTATGCCGTCTTTCAACCGGCTCACCGATGATCAACTTCGCGCTCTAACCGTGTTCCTGCAGAGCGAGAAAGGTTCCGAGCCAAAATAA
- a CDS encoding Crp/Fnr family transcriptional regulator: protein MPAIRGLASGRIYPESRLGELFKGLSGSVVSEFESLARIETYFPGEILYEETQEPSHLLALLEGRVKLSMASCLGKRFAVRIVKRGELLGLTEVLSGNRLEFTAEALCKCRIALVHRNEFRRILMHNPNAYGSLVHDIGRDYKYACDRLRMVGRASSVQIKLARFLLDSCETGLHTKRGIRLYLAFTQREIGEFLGVSRETISRAMRELQRLRLVHLSGPLLLIPNRIALAHYAELHGCVDEHGRFPAQDLSTHSRAVRSSKAKSASGGPAARIASALR, encoded by the coding sequence ATGCCGGCAATCCGTGGATTGGCTTCCGGGAGAATTTATCCGGAATCCCGACTTGGCGAATTGTTCAAGGGGCTATCAGGCTCTGTAGTGTCGGAGTTTGAATCCCTCGCTCGAATTGAAACCTATTTCCCCGGCGAGATCCTGTATGAAGAGACACAGGAACCGTCTCACTTGCTAGCCCTATTAGAAGGCCGAGTGAAACTGAGTATGGCGTCGTGCTTAGGCAAACGTTTCGCTGTCCGCATAGTCAAGCGGGGCGAACTACTCGGCTTGACCGAGGTTCTTTCGGGCAATCGACTCGAGTTTACAGCGGAGGCGCTGTGCAAATGCAGAATTGCATTGGTTCACCGCAACGAGTTCCGCCGTATTCTCATGCACAATCCAAATGCCTATGGAAGCCTGGTGCACGACATTGGGCGGGATTACAAGTATGCATGCGACCGGCTGCGAATGGTCGGCCGTGCCTCCTCGGTGCAGATCAAGCTTGCTCGGTTTCTGCTGGATTCGTGTGAGACCGGCCTGCATACCAAGCGCGGCATACGGCTGTATCTCGCCTTTACTCAGCGGGAAATCGGCGAATTCCTTGGCGTCTCAAGGGAAACGATCTCGCGGGCGATGCGAGAGCTGCAACGCCTTCGGCTTGTCCATCTGTCCGGTCCGCTCCTGTTGATTCCCAATCGTATAGCGCTGGCGCATTACGCGGAGCTACATGGGTGCGTCGATGAGCATGGGCGGTTTCCGGCACAGGATCTATCCACTCACTCCCGAGCCGTTCGGTCAAGCAAAGCCAAATCAGCATCAGGGGGCCCTGCTGCCCGCATCGCTAGCGCGCTAAGATGA
- a CDS encoding sensor histidine kinase: MWLLISFTSKMMALDPNNRITQYAHSAWRLQDGLFSGAPHAITQTKDGYVWIGTQNELLRFDGVRLSKWEPPAGAQLPQSRIWTLLASRDGSLWIGTDSGLAHWNKPELITFPKVDGHVNSMIERQNGEIWFSRVQRFDQSGGICKVLGERIKCYRKPDGIPLDTANALAEDTSGNLWFGDSSIVVRWNGSSLRAFSPPALKGNLSDGVTAIAGAPDGSVWLGFAIRGPGLGLQRVVNDVLTPFVTPELDSSTLIVNTLFFDRQNCLWIGTESQGIYRIHGRTVDHFGVSDGLSSNFVDAFYEDHEGDLWIATSGGIDCFRDLRVASFTGREGLPMEEVDSVLASRDGTVWAGGPENLVSIRGRHVSSIQSHKGLPGNQVTSLLEDHAGRLWVGVDNSLFIYEEGKFRIVTKQDGSQVGFVVGIAEDRNQNVWVETTGPRRCLVRISNLKVQEEFPEPQMPAARKLAVAQDGSLWLGLLSGDLARLKANELDIFRFKNSSTPSMESMVKEIFITSDGAVFGATSFGLIAWKNGTQRVLTTRNGLTCNAIYSLIADNQGTLWLYTQCGLVGIPNAELQKWWSEGDSSLQLYSVGAADGAQPAFVPFEGATKSPDGSLWFANYSGLQTINPANIRGNPIPPPVHIENVIADHRNYPASDTIALPANTIDLEIDYTALSFANPQKVAFRYKLEGRDKTWQGAGARRQAFYNDLPPGHYQFRVIASNNDGVWNERGAMLAFSIAPTWYQTRAFQAACVVLAALIVWLIYRLRVRYVAKSIAARFDERLAERTRIARDLHDTLLQTIQGSKLVADDALDMPSEPIRMRKALEQLSRWLQQAGQEGRAALNSLRGPVTSADDLSDALKRALEATPHDSLATTFSVHGNIRQLHPIVRDEVYRIGQEAIRNAHAHSGGTHLDVQLRYMDDLSLRIADDGPSATASNFSEDKEGHYGLKGMRERASRIGARLTIAGNAGCGTEVCVVVPGGIAFQDAGESRRSWLKTLLGTGKSRRRKS, encoded by the coding sequence TTGTGGCTGCTCATCTCCTTCACGTCGAAGATGATGGCACTTGATCCGAATAATCGAATCACCCAGTACGCCCATTCAGCATGGAGACTGCAGGATGGATTGTTCAGCGGTGCCCCACACGCCATCACTCAGACGAAGGATGGTTATGTCTGGATTGGGACACAGAACGAACTCCTGCGATTTGACGGCGTTCGACTTTCAAAGTGGGAACCTCCTGCCGGCGCACAACTTCCCCAGTCCAGAATCTGGACACTTTTGGCCTCTCGCGACGGGAGCTTGTGGATCGGGACCGATTCCGGGCTCGCGCACTGGAACAAGCCTGAGCTAATTACATTCCCGAAAGTAGACGGGCACGTAAATTCAATGATCGAAAGGCAGAACGGTGAGATCTGGTTTTCGCGCGTTCAACGCTTCGACCAAAGTGGTGGAATCTGCAAGGTTCTGGGCGAGCGAATAAAGTGCTATCGGAAGCCCGATGGAATCCCTCTCGACACCGCAAACGCACTCGCCGAAGATACATCGGGAAATCTTTGGTTTGGCGATTCAAGCATAGTTGTCCGCTGGAATGGTAGTTCACTTCGCGCATTCTCTCCTCCGGCCCTCAAAGGCAACCTGTCCGATGGGGTGACTGCGATCGCTGGAGCGCCGGATGGCTCCGTATGGCTGGGATTTGCGATCCGAGGACCTGGCCTTGGACTTCAAAGAGTCGTGAATGATGTACTAACTCCGTTCGTTACGCCTGAACTGGACAGCAGCACCTTAATCGTCAACACCCTGTTTTTCGATAGGCAGAATTGCCTGTGGATCGGAACGGAATCGCAGGGAATCTATCGGATTCACGGCCGCACGGTCGATCATTTCGGAGTTTCAGACGGTCTTTCGAGCAATTTCGTCGATGCGTTCTATGAGGACCACGAAGGTGATTTGTGGATTGCGACGAGCGGGGGCATTGATTGCTTTAGAGATCTTCGAGTGGCTAGCTTTACAGGCCGTGAAGGACTGCCCATGGAAGAAGTGGATTCGGTCCTAGCCTCGCGAGACGGGACTGTATGGGCAGGAGGTCCTGAAAACTTAGTGTCCATTCGAGGAAGACACGTCAGTTCGATTCAATCGCACAAGGGCCTCCCCGGCAATCAGGTTACCTCGCTGCTTGAAGATCATGCCGGTAGACTCTGGGTCGGAGTGGACAATTCGCTCTTCATCTACGAGGAGGGGAAGTTCCGGATCGTTACGAAACAGGATGGGAGCCAAGTCGGATTTGTTGTGGGTATTGCAGAGGATCGCAACCAGAATGTTTGGGTGGAGACCACTGGCCCACGCAGATGCCTGGTTCGGATCAGTAATCTCAAAGTGCAGGAAGAGTTTCCTGAACCTCAGATGCCTGCCGCTCGCAAACTTGCAGTCGCGCAGGACGGCAGCCTTTGGCTGGGACTGCTGAGTGGCGATCTGGCTCGGCTCAAGGCCAATGAGCTCGATATTTTTCGATTCAAGAACAGCTCGACTCCGAGTATGGAGTCGATGGTAAAGGAGATATTTATAACTTCGGATGGAGCCGTGTTCGGAGCTACATCATTCGGCCTAATAGCATGGAAGAATGGTACACAACGAGTTCTGACGACCAGGAATGGCCTTACTTGTAATGCCATTTATTCGTTGATCGCCGACAACCAGGGCACGTTATGGTTGTACACGCAATGCGGCCTTGTCGGAATTCCGAATGCGGAACTTCAAAAGTGGTGGAGCGAAGGTGACAGCAGTCTGCAGTTGTACAGTGTAGGTGCAGCTGATGGTGCACAGCCTGCCTTTGTGCCGTTTGAAGGTGCAACCAAGTCACCGGATGGAAGTTTATGGTTCGCCAATTACTCCGGGTTGCAGACAATTAACCCTGCCAACATAAGGGGTAATCCGATCCCGCCGCCCGTACATATTGAGAATGTTATTGCCGATCATAGAAATTACCCGGCCAGCGATACTATTGCCCTTCCGGCGAATACCATCGATTTGGAAATTGACTATACCGCGCTGAGCTTTGCAAACCCACAAAAGGTAGCGTTTCGCTACAAGCTTGAGGGTCGAGATAAGACATGGCAGGGCGCCGGCGCTCGTCGGCAGGCGTTTTACAATGATCTTCCGCCCGGCCATTATCAGTTCCGTGTGATTGCTTCGAACAATGATGGGGTGTGGAACGAACGAGGAGCGATGCTAGCCTTCAGCATCGCTCCGACCTGGTATCAAACCCGGGCATTTCAGGCTGCTTGCGTGGTCTTGGCCGCGCTGATTGTTTGGCTAATTTATCGTCTTCGTGTGCGATATGTTGCTAAGTCAATTGCGGCCCGCTTTGATGAGCGGCTTGCAGAACGTACTCGCATTGCACGAGATTTACACGACACCCTCTTGCAGACTATTCAGGGCAGCAAGCTGGTTGCTGACGACGCATTAGACATGCCGTCCGAACCGATACGGATGCGGAAGGCGCTCGAACAATTGTCTCGATGGCTTCAACAAGCTGGACAGGAAGGCCGCGCAGCCCTAAACTCCCTTCGAGGTCCCGTAACAAGTGCCGACGACCTCAGTGACGCCCTCAAACGTGCGCTTGAGGCTACGCCACATGATTCATTGGCAACCACGTTTTCTGTACACGGGAATATCCGCCAGCTCCATCCGATCGTTCGCGACGAGGTATACCGCATAGGGCAAGAGGCCATCCGTAATGCCCACGCCCATTCCGGCGGAACACATCTTGATGTTCAACTGCGATATATGGACGATCTGAGCCTACGCATAGCAGATGACGGTCCCAGTGCCACTGCTTCCAACTTCAGCGAAGATAAAGAAGGTCATTATGGACTGAAAGGGATGCGAGAGCGGGCCTCCCGGATCGGCGCAAGGCTCACGATCGCGGGTAATGCGGGATGTGGCACGGAAGTGTGCGTTGTGGTGCCGGGTGGCATAGCCTTCCAAGATGCAGGAGAATCGCGACGATCGTGGTTGAAGACTCTGCTGGGAACTGGCAAATCACGACGGAGAAAGTCCTAG
- a CDS encoding response regulator — translation MKAHGFGMTRMNEPRRIRILSVEDHPVFREGLATIISSQADMELISQASNAAEAVAEFRRHKPDITLMDLRLSGSSGTDALIAIRTEFPDARVVILTSSGSDAELQKAMKAGAAAYVLKTTPKNELLSVVRSVRRGHKYVSAEVAARLAENMGEESLTERELQVLQLIRDGNRNKQIADRLSVAETTVNFHIKNLIAKLGANDRAHAVTIAIRRGLLEV, via the coding sequence ATGAAGGCGCACGGCTTTGGGATGACCCGAATGAATGAACCAAGGCGAATCCGCATCCTGAGCGTCGAGGATCACCCAGTATTTCGCGAAGGGCTCGCTACGATCATTTCCTCCCAGGCCGACATGGAATTGATCTCGCAGGCCTCCAATGCCGCCGAGGCTGTGGCCGAATTTCGCCGGCATAAACCTGACATCACACTGATGGATCTAAGGTTGTCAGGCTCAAGTGGTACCGACGCACTTATCGCGATTCGAACAGAGTTTCCGGACGCAAGGGTCGTCATCCTCACGTCATCCGGCAGCGACGCAGAACTCCAGAAAGCAATGAAGGCAGGTGCCGCTGCGTATGTGTTGAAGACGACGCCGAAGAACGAGCTCCTCAGTGTCGTTCGATCAGTGCGTCGCGGACATAAATATGTATCCGCTGAAGTGGCAGCTCGTCTTGCCGAGAACATGGGCGAGGAGTCGCTGACGGAACGCGAGTTGCAGGTGCTTCAGCTGATTCGTGACGGGAACCGCAACAAGCAGATTGCAGACCGTCTTTCCGTTGCCGAGACCACAGTGAACTTCCACATTAAGAATCTGATCGCTAAGCTCGGTGCCAATGATAGAGCTCATGCCGTCACCATCGCAATTCGGCGAGGCCTGCTAGAGGTCTGA
- a CDS encoding sigma-54 interaction domain-containing protein yields MDEVQIVATTDSTVLIQGETGTGKELVASAIHKLSLRRGKNFVRVNCAAVPAGLLESELFGHEKGAFTGALMRKMGRFELADKGTLFLDEIGDMSLELQAKLLRVLQEKEFERLGSTQTQRVDVRVIAATNCDLKKMIVDRTFRADLYFRLNVFPITIPPLRDRREDIPELVKALVSRFSSRMSRRIESVPNATLEALTHYDWPGNVRELQNFLERSVILSPGPTLNAPVEKLVGKTSHVVNTAADVTLEEAETRHIIRILQQANWVIGGSKGAAEKLGLKRTTLITKMRRLGISRPPLCTA; encoded by the coding sequence TTGGACGAGGTACAAATCGTCGCGACGACAGACTCCACTGTGCTTATTCAGGGAGAAACCGGGACAGGGAAGGAACTGGTTGCGAGCGCCATCCACAAATTGAGCCTCCGCCGCGGAAAGAACTTTGTTCGAGTCAATTGCGCGGCGGTGCCCGCCGGCCTGCTAGAGAGCGAACTCTTCGGTCATGAAAAAGGTGCGTTTACTGGCGCGCTGATGCGCAAAATGGGGCGCTTCGAGCTTGCCGATAAAGGAACTCTGTTTCTCGACGAAATCGGAGACATGTCCCTTGAACTCCAGGCCAAGCTGCTGCGTGTCTTGCAGGAGAAGGAATTCGAGCGCCTCGGGAGTACTCAAACGCAGCGGGTCGACGTGCGTGTGATCGCTGCAACCAACTGCGACCTAAAAAAGATGATTGTCGACAGGACGTTTCGCGCCGATCTCTATTTCCGATTGAATGTATTTCCAATCACGATCCCGCCACTTCGCGATCGCCGCGAAGACATTCCCGAACTGGTGAAAGCGCTCGTGAGTCGATTTTCCTCGCGCATGAGCCGGCGAATTGAAAGTGTACCGAATGCGACGCTCGAGGCCCTTACACATTACGATTGGCCCGGAAACGTCCGTGAGCTGCAAAACTTTCTCGAACGCTCCGTTATCTTGTCGCCCGGACCTACCTTGAACGCGCCCGTCGAGAAGCTCGTTGGCAAGACGTCCCATGTCGTAAACACTGCGGCAGATGTCACTTTGGAAGAGGCGGAAACCAGGCACATTATCAGGATTCTGCAGCAGGCCAATTGGGTCATCGGTGGGTCCAAAGGAGCCGCAGAGAAGTTGGGGCTGAAACGCACGACGCTGATCACGAAGATGCGCCGGCTGGGAATCAGCCGCCCACCGCTGTGCACAGCGTAA
- a CDS encoding alcohol dehydrogenase catalytic domain-containing protein, with translation MPYTPGWDLIGIVDQIGEGVSGFQRGQIVAAMPISGSYAQYVCLPQRECIPVPTGLEPAEAVAAVLN, from the coding sequence GTGCCGTATACACCCGGTTGGGACCTGATCGGCATCGTGGATCAGATCGGCGAGGGCGTTTCAGGTTTCCAGCGCGGGCAAATCGTCGCGGCGATGCCGATCAGCGGCAGTTATGCACAATATGTCTGCCTGCCTCAACGCGAATGTATCCCGGTGCCCACAGGTCTAGAGCCAGCAGAAGCAGTTGCTGCGGTGTTGAACTAG
- a CDS encoding zinc-binding dehydrogenase, translating to MMYRSAKLKPGQRVLIHCASGNVGTAFLQLGRLAGLEMYGTGSAQAAGIVNELGATPIDYRNSDFVQEIHRLTGDGVDVVFDGIGGDNLWRSRKALREGGRVVVYGFQAKLHGGRMASGSPSGRHPLRESAILGWYILRNRFLPGRKSMVPYSIPWLMRLRPACFATTC from the coding sequence ATGATGTACCGCTCAGCGAAGCTGAAGCCAGGTCAGCGCGTGCTGATTCACTGCGCCTCAGGAAACGTTGGCACTGCCTTCCTTCAACTGGGGCGGCTGGCCGGCCTGGAAATGTACGGGACAGGTTCGGCGCAGGCAGCAGGCATAGTTAACGAGCTTGGCGCTACGCCGATCGACTACCGCAATTCTGACTTCGTCCAGGAAATCCATCGACTCACTGGTGACGGTGTGGATGTTGTTTTCGACGGCATCGGTGGCGACAATCTATGGCGATCGCGTAAAGCGCTCCGCGAAGGCGGCCGGGTGGTGGTCTACGGATTCCAGGCCAAGCTGCACGGCGGAAGGATGGCTTCGGGCTCGCCAAGCGGACGGCACCCGCTCCGGGAATCTGCCATATTGGGGTGGTACATTCTCCGAAACCGGTTTCTGCCGGGCCGCAAAAGCATGGTGCCTTACAGCATCCCGTGGCTGATGCGGCTGAGACCGGCGTGTTTCGCCACGACCTGCTGA
- a CDS encoding phospholipase D-like domain-containing protein has protein sequence MAVVSNSAQNFVVKAYPGDNKTLLAFNFSDPGLAKELAGFSIACKLPGKQPAFYLFNFLAFQNPTAHVQVSSEPAHSTLNAPIQKYRWVDFAHAPSSGGALVAGNYTYTVTPRYFDGNGQMLAIDATKSVSVTVPVGPSSSGALNLGFTRAYMQSQAYARHFGSSTPVQPANRPLHFSTSAPAGKNGDGQVVTFEQIYEWMGETARLQIFDVLNEVLNDATLQLDVFAYDLNEPKIASGFLTLAKQGRIRIILDSATLHITHPVKNKKTGKTTIEVPLEEDFEKAWNQTAKNQGDLKRGCFARYAHDKIFIVSKDGVATKVLTGSTNFSVTGLYVNANHVLVFDEPTIAEFYANVFQESWSVLTSDKPTKPIAAAFAGSALATKIFRSTAANLPKMTIRVSPHTTADTTAILGAIQKRIQSEAKTQDGSVLFAVMQLTNSPSPVYKTLAGVHGTTTLFSYGISDSPGGIKLYAPGSKTGVLVTGKPSNVILPPPFNKVPSLPGHEIHDKFVVCGVNGPDPVVWCGSSNLATGGEESNGDNLLEIQDPEIAMTFAIEALLLVDHYNFLDRYATTAKAKAAKRGAAKKSASTAAVPRGAQKKSTPAKKTSGTKTKRKAVTPSKAGKAKTNRAAKRTAAKRVSGRTASFRIPDGVARMMAPSKQSAKKQVKTRSTSKVSRKVTQMPQSLEKAAKQAAMFLYTDDKWSLRYFDPNDLHFVERKLFG, from the coding sequence ATGGCCGTTGTATCAAACAGCGCACAGAACTTTGTTGTAAAGGCCTATCCGGGCGACAACAAGACTCTCCTGGCTTTCAACTTTAGCGACCCGGGCCTGGCCAAGGAGCTAGCCGGATTTAGCATCGCGTGTAAGCTACCTGGGAAACAGCCGGCCTTCTATCTTTTCAATTTTCTGGCCTTCCAGAACCCGACTGCCCACGTCCAGGTGAGCAGCGAGCCTGCGCACTCCACCCTCAACGCTCCGATTCAGAAGTACCGATGGGTGGACTTCGCTCATGCACCATCTTCAGGGGGAGCGCTTGTCGCCGGCAATTACACCTACACGGTGACTCCCCGCTACTTCGATGGCAATGGGCAGATGCTGGCTATCGACGCGACCAAGAGCGTATCGGTCACGGTTCCGGTCGGGCCGTCCTCGAGCGGCGCACTGAATCTTGGTTTCACTCGCGCTTACATGCAGTCGCAGGCTTACGCCCGCCATTTCGGGAGCAGCACCCCGGTGCAGCCGGCCAATCGACCCCTGCATTTCTCGACCTCCGCCCCGGCAGGAAAGAATGGTGACGGACAGGTCGTTACCTTCGAGCAGATCTACGAGTGGATGGGCGAGACAGCGCGCCTACAAATCTTTGACGTGTTGAATGAGGTCCTCAACGACGCTACGCTGCAGCTCGACGTATTCGCCTACGATCTCAATGAGCCGAAGATCGCCTCCGGGTTTCTCACCCTTGCCAAACAGGGCCGAATCCGCATCATCCTCGACAGCGCCACCCTTCATATCACTCACCCTGTAAAAAACAAGAAGACCGGCAAGACCACGATCGAAGTTCCATTAGAAGAAGATTTCGAAAAAGCCTGGAATCAGACGGCCAAGAATCAGGGCGATCTCAAACGCGGCTGCTTTGCCCGTTATGCCCACGACAAGATCTTCATCGTCTCGAAAGATGGAGTTGCAACCAAGGTCCTGACCGGCTCGACGAACTTCTCGGTCACTGGCCTTTACGTCAATGCCAACCATGTGCTGGTCTTTGACGAACCGACGATCGCCGAGTTCTACGCCAATGTGTTTCAAGAATCGTGGTCGGTATTGACTTCCGATAAACCAACGAAGCCTATCGCTGCCGCCTTCGCGGGAAGTGCTCTTGCGACCAAAATCTTCAGGAGTACTGCGGCAAATCTGCCCAAGATGACCATTCGAGTTTCGCCTCACACCACTGCAGACACGACGGCTATCCTCGGCGCCATTCAAAAAAGGATTCAATCCGAGGCCAAGACGCAGGACGGCAGCGTACTGTTCGCTGTGATGCAGTTGACGAACTCGCCTTCTCCGGTCTACAAGACGCTCGCGGGTGTGCATGGGACAACGACACTTTTCAGCTATGGCATCTCCGACTCTCCCGGAGGCATCAAGCTCTATGCGCCTGGCTCGAAGACCGGCGTGCTGGTCACCGGCAAGCCGAGCAATGTGATCCTGCCGCCTCCCTTCAACAAGGTTCCATCGCTTCCGGGTCATGAGATTCATGACAAATTTGTGGTGTGCGGTGTGAACGGTCCAGACCCGGTCGTCTGGTGCGGATCGTCGAATCTCGCGACCGGCGGCGAAGAATCGAACGGCGATAACCTTCTCGAGATCCAGGACCCGGAAATTGCAATGACCTTCGCCATCGAGGCGCTGCTCCTCGTTGATCACTACAACTTCCTCGATCGTTACGCCACGACTGCCAAAGCAAAAGCAGCCAAGAGGGGAGCGGCCAAGAAGTCGGCCAGTACGGCTGCAGTTCCGCGAGGGGCGCAAAAGAAAAGCACTCCTGCAAAGAAGACTTCGGGTACGAAAACGAAACGGAAGGCGGTGACACCTTCTAAGGCAGGCAAGGCGAAGACCAATAGAGCTGCCAAAAGGACGGCGGCCAAACGTGTCAGTGGCCGGACGGCTTCGTTCCGGATTCCGGATGGAGTTGCGCGAATGATGGCTCCCTCGAAACAATCCGCAAAGAAGCAGGTAAAGACCCGATCGACATCGAAGGTGTCGCGCAAAGTGACCCAGATGCCGCAGTCGCTTGAGAAAGCCGCCAAGCAGGCCGCGATGTTTCTCTATACCGACGACAAGTGGTCCCTGCGCTATTTCGACCCCAACGATCTTCACTTTGTCGAACGGAAATTGTTCGGCTGA